From Candidatus Dormiibacterota bacterium, a single genomic window includes:
- a CDS encoding excisionase family DNA-binding protein, with the protein MIYDPTAANYVMNTLQAATYLGVPKDLIDDLVAKRNIPFTKVGDRVVFSKAALDYWIYAKSMENLQDDLPNLGFQGRKVG; encoded by the coding sequence GTGATCTACGATCCCACCGCCGCCAATTACGTGATGAATACCCTCCAGGCCGCCACCTATCTTGGCGTGCCCAAGGATCTGATCGATGACCTCGTCGCCAAGCGCAACATTCCCTTCACCAAAGTGGGCGATCGCGTAGTCTTTTCCAAGGCCGCGCTGGACTACTGGATCTATGCGAAGTCGATGGAGAACCTCCAGGACGATCTCCCCAACCTCGGCTTCCAGGGCCGAAAGGTCGGCTGA
- a CDS encoding DUF5808 domain-containing protein codes for MKISRLVRAALFFLALAAVAQELSKPEGQRTWHGRVAGVPYDFRFPTPKRFRDAYWNPKDDRIFTERVVGIGWAINFAQLIPRLREGYRRLAERHLAQQR; via the coding sequence ATGAAGATCAGTCGCCTGGTGCGCGCCGCGCTCTTCTTCCTCGCCCTGGCCGCCGTCGCTCAGGAGCTGAGCAAGCCGGAAGGACAACGGACCTGGCATGGACGAGTCGCCGGTGTCCCGTATGATTTCCGGTTTCCAACCCCCAAACGCTTCCGCGACGCTTACTGGAACCCGAAGGACGACCGCATCTTCACCGAGCGCGTGGTCGGCATCGGCTGGGCCATCAACTTCGCCCAGTTGATTCCGCGCCTGCGGGAGGGATACCGCCGCCTCGCGGAGCGGCATTTAGCTCAGCAGAGGTGA
- a CDS encoding response regulator, with amino-acid sequence MSGLQDFLTPFSHLVFANRDKVIVLLAGILALVTIQLLVARWRAERLRRDLAAAKSGGFSGGGRRYVTNTPVAEGAPPVESGALPPVKGGRTYARNLGTALQKAGIAPQIYSPPSPPGWAANTNPPQPNMGQPGPAYAPQNVPWVAPAAPQGSPWGGYPEPGRRGMQAPAPNPAPFYQPQQQQPTQPMSQPIAPPPGVPGPYAPPVNSPFGPPAFPAVTSGPAAPASFAPPATPAAPPAPPSFAGPPPAAEPPAAEPSGADASRRGKPKRRRFNFNVLENLEKIVQPKTAEPAPTPPVPPTPVTPTWAPPVAGSPATWTPSVAAAAPAPAAPAPAVAPVPLPVAAAQPLPAVEATPPAEEAMTEAESLPLSFGPPVEPDAEKEPEVEKESLPLRFGPEVEAETVESEPAEPEPATFEQEPEPEPEPETEPVVAEAPEAETEPQTEPEPEPVRGARGSMRAMLFGEEAVTKREPEPAPEPVASEPEPVAAEHPWGQSASVPESITEAPEPETVRAWNTAPIWQPEAEPETVATTEPAEAPAVPEIPAVDGGGESSAGTVVIIEDDSTAATYYATLFRGNGYHVEVANDGVSGVDLCTRLQPQLIMLDVMMPRQNGILVLQTLRASDETKNTPVVVMSNFSEPTLIKRAIQLGALEYVIKTQVEGPALLNALPRWMNHEKAFAAA; translated from the coding sequence ATGAGCGGACTTCAAGACTTCCTGACGCCCTTCAGCCATCTCGTTTTCGCGAACCGGGACAAGGTCATCGTCCTGCTGGCGGGGATCCTCGCCCTGGTCACGATCCAGTTGTTGGTTGCGCGCTGGCGCGCTGAACGCCTCCGCCGTGACCTGGCGGCCGCGAAGTCGGGCGGCTTCAGCGGGGGCGGCCGGCGCTACGTGACCAATACTCCGGTCGCCGAAGGGGCTCCTCCAGTCGAGAGCGGAGCGCTTCCCCCGGTCAAGGGCGGCCGCACCTACGCGCGCAACCTCGGTACTGCGCTGCAGAAAGCCGGCATCGCCCCCCAGATTTACTCGCCGCCGTCACCGCCCGGCTGGGCGGCGAACACGAACCCACCGCAGCCGAACATGGGCCAGCCCGGGCCAGCGTACGCCCCGCAGAACGTGCCCTGGGTCGCGCCGGCAGCGCCACAGGGATCGCCCTGGGGCGGATACCCGGAACCCGGCAGACGTGGGATGCAGGCTCCGGCCCCGAATCCGGCTCCGTTCTATCAACCGCAGCAGCAACAGCCAACCCAGCCGATGTCGCAGCCGATCGCGCCACCACCAGGCGTCCCTGGCCCGTATGCCCCACCGGTGAACTCGCCGTTCGGCCCGCCCGCCTTTCCGGCGGTGACGAGCGGACCTGCTGCGCCCGCGAGTTTCGCACCGCCGGCCACTCCGGCTGCGCCGCCCGCCCCGCCGAGCTTTGCAGGCCCTCCGCCTGCCGCCGAACCTCCCGCTGCGGAACCGTCCGGCGCGGATGCGAGCCGGCGCGGCAAGCCGAAGCGTCGTCGCTTCAACTTCAACGTCCTCGAGAACCTCGAGAAGATAGTGCAGCCGAAGACCGCAGAACCAGCACCGACCCCGCCGGTCCCACCGACCCCGGTGACCCCGACATGGGCCCCACCGGTCGCAGGATCGCCCGCGACCTGGACTCCGTCGGTGGCGGCAGCCGCCCCTGCACCTGCTGCGCCTGCGCCCGCGGTTGCCCCTGTGCCGCTGCCTGTCGCCGCGGCGCAACCGTTGCCCGCCGTCGAAGCGACGCCGCCGGCGGAAGAGGCTATGACCGAGGCGGAATCGTTGCCCCTGAGCTTCGGCCCGCCGGTCGAGCCGGACGCCGAAAAGGAACCAGAAGTCGAGAAGGAATCATTGCCGCTGCGCTTCGGCCCCGAGGTCGAAGCGGAAACCGTGGAATCCGAGCCGGCCGAGCCGGAACCCGCCACGTTCGAGCAAGAGCCGGAGCCGGAACCCGAACCGGAAACCGAGCCGGTCGTGGCGGAAGCCCCGGAAGCCGAAACGGAGCCGCAGACGGAACCGGAGCCGGAGCCGGTGCGCGGGGCGCGCGGATCGATGCGCGCGATGCTCTTCGGTGAGGAAGCGGTTACAAAGCGGGAGCCAGAACCCGCCCCCGAGCCTGTCGCGTCAGAACCGGAGCCGGTAGCCGCCGAGCATCCATGGGGTCAGAGTGCGTCGGTACCCGAATCGATCACCGAAGCACCCGAACCTGAGACGGTGCGCGCGTGGAACACGGCGCCCATCTGGCAGCCTGAGGCTGAACCGGAGACGGTGGCGACCACCGAGCCGGCGGAAGCACCGGCGGTCCCAGAGATACCCGCCGTCGATGGCGGCGGCGAGTCGAGCGCGGGAACGGTGGTCATCATCGAGGACGATTCGACCGCAGCGACTTACTACGCGACGCTCTTCCGCGGCAACGGCTACCACGTCGAGGTCGCCAATGACGGGGTGTCCGGCGTCGACCTCTGCACCCGCCTCCAGCCCCAGCTGATCATGCTCGACGTCATGATGCCGCGTCAGAACGGCATCCTGGTGCTGCAGACCCTCCGCGCATCCGACGAAACGAAGAACACGCCGGTCGTGGTGATGTCGAACTTCAGCGAGCCGACCTTGATCAAACGCGCCATCCAGCTTGGCGCCCTCGAGTACGTCA